One Oryza brachyantha chromosome 3, ObraRS2, whole genome shotgun sequence DNA segment encodes these proteins:
- the LOC121053960 gene encoding probable glutathione S-transferase parA codes for MEGEKKKKQSEVVLLNCKWSMFGNRVRIALKRKGVAYEERPENLAAKSALLLSSNPVHGKIPVLIVDGRAVCESLVILEFIDEAFAGAGESLLPAGAHDRAQARFWASYVDTKLAECAGRVWRSPAGAAGAAAVEEAREGLVAALRTLEAELGGKAYFGGEALGYVDVALAPFTPWFLTYERFGRFAVAEECPALAAWAERCLRENACVAASLPEPEHVYQFACAMRKHFGLDG; via the coding sequence atggagggagagaagaagaagaagcagagcGAGGTGGTGCTGCTGAACTGCAAGTGGAGCATGTTCGGCAACCGCGTCCGCATCGCGCTGAAGAGGAAGGGCGTCGCCTACGAGGAGAGGCCGGAGAACCTCGCCGCCAAGAGCGCGCTGCTGCTCTCCTCCAACCCCGTCCACGGCAAGATCCCCGTCCTCATCGTCGACGGCAGGGCGGTGTGCGAGTCGCTCGTCATCCTCGAGTTCATCGATGAGGCCTTCGCCGGGGCCGGCGAATCGCTGCTCCCCGCCGGCGCGCACGACCGCGCGCAGGCCAGGTTCTGGGCGTCGTACGTCGACACCAAGCTGGCGGAGTGCGCCGGGAGGGTGTggaggtcgccggcgggcgcggcgggggcggcggcggtggaggaggcgagggAGGGGCTGGTGGCGGCGCTGAGGACGCTGGAGGCGGAGCTCGGCGGGAAGGCGTActtcggcggcgaggcgctcgGGTACGTGGACGTGGCGCTGGCGCCCTTCACGCCGTGGTTCCTGACGTACGAGCGGTTCGGCCGGTTCGCCGTGGCGGAGGAGTGCCCGGCGCTGGCGGCGTGGGCGGAGCGGTGCCTCCGGGAGAACGCGTGCGTGGCGGCGTCGCTGCCGGAGCCCGAGCACGTGTACCAGTTCGCCTGTGCCATGAGGAAGCACTTCGGTCTCGACGGCTAA